From the Pectobacterium carotovorum genome, one window contains:
- the pxpB gene encoding 5-oxoprolinase subunit PxpB, translating to MQRARCYLLGERAVVLELEPPMSLESQQRIWGLAERLNHHEEVLEAIPGMNNLTVLLANPQRVALDAIERLQRWWEESESLVFDPRDIDIPVVYGGDAGPDLAEVAAHSGLTVSQVVEAHAAAQYVVYFLGFQPGFAYLGGLNEKLHMPRRAEPRLRVPAGSVGIGGAQTGIYPLATPGGWQLIGHTSLKLFNPQTMPPTLLRPGDNVRFLPQKEGVC from the coding sequence TTGCAACGAGCACGATGTTATCTTCTGGGCGAGAGAGCGGTCGTTCTGGAACTGGAACCGCCAATGTCGCTGGAGAGCCAGCAGCGGATATGGGGGCTTGCCGAGCGCCTGAACCACCATGAAGAGGTGCTGGAAGCGATTCCGGGCATGAACAACCTGACGGTGCTGCTGGCGAATCCGCAGCGGGTGGCGTTGGATGCGATTGAACGCTTGCAGCGCTGGTGGGAAGAGAGTGAATCGCTGGTGTTTGATCCACGTGATATCGACATTCCTGTTGTCTATGGCGGAGACGCGGGGCCGGATCTGGCGGAAGTTGCCGCTCACAGTGGCCTGACAGTGAGTCAGGTTGTGGAAGCACATGCAGCCGCACAGTATGTGGTCTACTTTTTGGGTTTTCAGCCTGGCTTTGCCTACCTCGGTGGGTTAAACGAGAAACTGCACATGCCGCGTCGGGCCGAACCGCGCCTGCGCGTGCCAGCAGGGTCGGTTGGGATTGGTGGGGCACAAACGGGGATTTATCCGCTGGCGACGCCGGGCGGCTGGCAACTGATTGGTCACACCTCGTTGAAATTGTTTAATCCACAAACGATGCCGCCCACGCTGTTGCGTCCTGGCGATAACGTTCGGTTTCTGCCACAGAAGGAGGGCGTATGCTGA
- the pxpC gene encoding 5-oxoprolinase subunit PxpC produces MLKVIHAGLHTSVQDGGRVGFRRLGISQSGALDLPALKMANLLVGNAENAAALEITLGKFTATFTTACWVALTGADCHADLDGKPLWTGWRFAVKPGQTLKMRMPRNGMRSYLALSGGVDVPEALGSRSTDLKAGFGGFNGRLLMDGDELPLGTPTRELTREVGIKQLLFSNRVRALPGPEYQEFSEEMQELFWRTSWQLSPQSNRMGYRLLGAELQRSALSGNKPRELPSHGLLPGVVQIPHNGHPIVLLADAQTTGGYPRMATVIEADLFHLAQIRLGEPIHFIHCTQAQAQKAGEEQRRYLEQLAWRLHDY; encoded by the coding sequence ATGCTGAAAGTTATCCATGCCGGATTGCATACTTCGGTGCAGGACGGCGGCCGTGTCGGTTTTCGCCGTTTGGGCATCAGCCAGTCAGGCGCGCTCGATCTGCCCGCCCTGAAGATGGCTAACCTGCTGGTGGGCAACGCGGAGAACGCTGCGGCGCTGGAAATTACGCTGGGCAAGTTTACCGCAACATTCACTACCGCCTGTTGGGTAGCGCTGACTGGTGCAGATTGTCATGCCGATCTGGATGGTAAACCGCTCTGGACAGGCTGGCGTTTCGCCGTGAAGCCGGGACAAACGTTAAAAATGCGTATGCCGCGTAATGGAATGCGCAGCTATCTGGCCCTGTCCGGTGGCGTGGATGTGCCAGAGGCGCTCGGTTCACGCAGTACCGATTTGAAAGCGGGTTTTGGTGGTTTTAATGGACGTTTGCTGATGGATGGCGATGAGCTTCCGCTGGGTACGCCGACTCGTGAATTGACGCGGGAAGTCGGCATTAAGCAGCTGTTGTTCAGCAACCGCGTGCGGGCATTGCCGGGGCCGGAGTATCAGGAATTCAGCGAAGAGATGCAGGAGCTGTTCTGGCGAACCTCCTGGCAGTTGAGCCCGCAAAGTAACCGCATGGGCTACCGTTTGCTGGGCGCTGAGCTACAGCGTTCCGCCTTGTCAGGCAACAAGCCGCGTGAACTGCCGTCACATGGGCTGCTGCCGGGCGTCGTACAGATTCCGCATAATGGTCACCCTATCGTACTGCTGGCGGATGCGCAGACAACCGGCGGTTATCCGCGTATGGCGACGGTAATCGAGGCGGATTTATTCCATCTGGCGCAAATCCGGCTCGGTGAGCCGATACACTTTATTCACTGTACCCAGGCACAGGCGCAAAAAGCGGGCGAAGAACAGCGACGTTACCTCGAACAACTGGCGTGGAGGCTGCATGATTATTGA